A section of the Vanessa tameamea isolate UH-Manoa-2023 chromosome 29, ilVanTame1 primary haplotype, whole genome shotgun sequence genome encodes:
- the LOC135194455 gene encoding histone H4 has translation MTGRGKGGKGLGKGGAKRHRKVLRDNIQGITKPAIRRLARRGGVKRISGLIYEETRGVLKVFLENVIRDAVTYTEHAKRKTVTAMDVVYALKRQGRTLYGFGG, from the coding sequence ATGACCGGTCGCGGTAAAGGTGGAAAGGGTCTGGGGAAAGGAGGCGCGAAGCGACACAGGAAAGTGCTCCGTGATAACATCCAAGGTATCACGAAACCGGCCATCCGTCGTCTCGCACGCAGAGGCGGTGTGAAACGTATATCCGGTCTGATATACGAAGAGACTCGCGGTGTCCTCAAAGTGTTCCTCGAGAACGTAATCCGCGACGCCGTCACCTACACCGAGCACGCGAAGAGGAAGACCGTCACCGCCATGGACGTAGTGTACGCCCTGAAACGTCAGGGACGTACTCTGTACGGTTTCGGcggttaa